The genomic interval TTACAAGTAGAGAAAAAGTGACTAAAAAACTTCTTATTTTACCTGAGAACCTTAATATATCCTCTTCATTTGATACATCAGTAAGAAAAAGAGGAATATACAATGCAACAGTATATACAGGAGATTTGGATATTAAGGGGAATATAGTTTTACCAGATGAGGATATTTTCAGAGATTATACTATTGAACAGATATATTTTTCATTGGGATTAACAGACAATAGAGGAATTGAAAAAATAGACAGTTTTGAAGTTGATGGACATTCTATGAGAGTTGACTCTGGAACTGACTCACGTCTTTTTGACAGTGGAATATCAACACTTTTAAAAGATTTTAATTATAGTTCAGGAAAGGTAATTCCATTTAAAATAAATTTAAGGCTCAGAGGAACTCAGAAAGTAACTCTTCTTCCTTTTGGAGTACAAAATAGATTTGAAGTTTCATCTCCATGGAAACATCCAAGCTTTTATGGAATGCTTCCTGCAACATCAAAAATAGATGAAGATGGATTTACAGCTACATGGGATATTACAAATCTTGTGAGAAACTATAAACAGTATTTCTGGGAAGAGGATTATAAGTCATCAGAAATGTATAATAGGGATAATACAATTTTTGATGGTGGTCTTGCAGGAGTAAGATTTTATGAGGGAATAACTGAATATGATCAGATAAATAGAGCAGCTAAATATGGAATTCTCTTTATAATGCTAAGCCTTCTTGTAGTATATATTTTTGAGATTTCAGGGAAAAAGACTACACACTATATTCAATATGGAA from Fusobacterium sp. DD2 carries:
- the creD gene encoding cell envelope integrity protein CreD; the encoded protein is MKLGLDSMTKKAIFIFIFALVLQIPISFIQGIVYERRNLREQTVSEVSREWGDEQKIAGPFLVVECSTFTSREKVTKKLLILPENLNISSSFDTSVRKRGIYNATVYTGDLDIKGNIVLPDEDIFRDYTIEQIYFSLGLTDNRGIEKIDSFEVDGHSMRVDSGTDSRLFDSGISTLLKDFNYSSGKVIPFKINLRLRGTQKVTLLPFGVQNRFEVSSPWKHPSFYGMLPATSKIDEDGFTATWDITNLVRNYKQYFWEEDYKSSEMYNRDNTIFDGGLAGVRFYEGITEYDQINRAAKYGILFIMLSLLVVYIFEISGKKTTHYIQYGIVGFSLALFYLILLSLVEYLNFNMAYFIATMAVALPNAFYLKGITHNIKYGIGMFAFLCGIYTILYSILRMQNYSLLIGTALITGVVYILMYVTRNLERFEKMDKIEK